In Myxocyprinus asiaticus isolate MX2 ecotype Aquarium Trade chromosome 32, UBuf_Myxa_2, whole genome shotgun sequence, one genomic interval encodes:
- the LOC127423173 gene encoding somatostatin receptor type 2-like, producing METAIPLGMFYDNVSILDLKSTSINNVYIHKDFDAFSVTMAVLYLAVCIVGLGGNSLVIITILKLDKMSSATTVYIFNLALADGLFMVGLPFIAIQNFQDQWIFGDLVCKLVLVLDGINQFTSVFCLTVMSVDRYMALVDPLRFARWRTPQRAKIIAALMWFISLFPVLPMAIYFSSNYGFCTIDPYLASDTWWLTFLSYTFVLGFALPFTVMIVFYTALVATLRNSRPQGGPSSSLESHSLEKQVTKMVVAVVLVFGFCWLPFYIFNFCSLHRTELVLNFTRGFEFVVLLSYSWSCANPILYACLSEKFRRHFHTLLCPVKSSPTHCDRDTEGYVLHDTNVQDVSVLL from the coding sequence ATGGAAACGGCAATACCTTTAGGAATGTTTTACGACAACGTGTCAATTCTGGATCTGAAAAGTACTTCGATAAACAATGTCTATATTCACAAGGATTTTGATGCCTTCAGTGTTACCATGGCTGTGCTCTACCTGGCAGTATGTATCGTGGGATTGGGAGGGAACTCCCTGGTCATCATCACCATTTTAAAGCTAGACAAAATGTCATCTGCAACCACCGTCTACATTTTCAACCTGGCTTTGGCGGATGGCCTTTTCATGGTAGGACTCCCGTTCATTGCTATCCAAAACTTCCAGGACCAATGGATCTTTGGAGACCTGGTCTGCAAACTGGTTCTGGTTCTGGATGGCATCAACCAATTCACAAGTGTATTCTGCCTAACCGTGATGAGTGTCGACCGCTACATGGCACTCGTAGACCCATTGCGCTTTGCTCGCTGGCGGACACCTCAGAGGGCAAAGATCATTGCTGCCCTAATGTGGTTTATCTCGCTATTTCCTGTCTTGCCTATGGCCATATACTTTTCCTCCAATTACGGTTTCTGCACTATAGACCCCTATTTGGCCTCTGACACCTGGTGGTTGACCTTTCTTAGCTATACCTTTGTACTTGGCTTTGCCTTACCCTTCACTGTAATGATTGTATTTTACACCGCATTGGTGGCAACTCTGAGAAATTCCAGGCCGCAGGGTGGCCCTTCCTCCTCTCTGGAAAGCCACAGTTTGGAGAAACAGGTCACCAAGATGGTCGTGGCGGTTGTTCTGGTGTTTGGCTTTTGCTGGCTGCCATTCTACATCTTCAACTTCTGCTCTTTGCACCGAACAGAGCTGGTACTCAACTTCACCCGTGGCTTTGAGTTTGTGGTGCTGCTGTCCTACTCATGGAGTTGCGCCAATCCCATACTGTATGCTTGTCTGTCTGAAAAATTTCGAAGGCATTTCCACACCCTCCTCTGCCCCGTCAAGAGCTCACCCACACACTGTGACAGAGACACTGAAGGGTATGTCTTGCACGATACTAACGTACAAGATGTGAGTGTTTTACTTTAG